The Streptomyces sp. Je 1-332 genome has a window encoding:
- a CDS encoding roadblock/LC7 domain-containing protein: MSQAAQNLNWLITNFVDNTPGVSHTVVVSADGLLLAMSEGFPRDRADQLAAVASGLTSLTAGASRIFEGGSVTQTVVEMERGFLFLMSISDGSSLAVLAHPDADIGLIGYEMALLVDRAGTVLTPDLRAELQGSLLN, translated from the coding sequence ATGAGCCAGGCGGCGCAGAACCTGAACTGGTTGATCACCAACTTCGTGGACAACACCCCTGGGGTGTCCCACACGGTGGTGGTCTCCGCCGACGGACTCCTTCTGGCGATGTCCGAAGGCTTCCCCCGCGACCGGGCCGACCAGCTCGCGGCCGTCGCATCCGGTCTGACCTCCCTCACCGCCGGGGCCTCCCGGATCTTCGAGGGTGGTTCCGTGACCCAGACCGTTGTGGAGATGGAGCGAGGATTTCTCTTCCTTATGTCCATCTCCGACGGATCCTCGCTGGCCGTCCTCGCCCACCCGGATGCGGACATCGGTCTCATTGGGTACGAGATGGCACTTCTTGTCGACCGTGCGGGCACCGTCCTCACGCCCGACCTGCGTGCGGAGCTGCAGGGGAGCCTTCTCAACTAG